The proteins below come from a single Ailuropoda melanoleuca isolate Jingjing chromosome 1, ASM200744v2, whole genome shotgun sequence genomic window:
- the PRKAG2 gene encoding 5'-AMP-activated protein kinase subunit gamma-2 isoform X2: MLTITDFINILHRYYKSPMVQIYELEEHKIETWRELYLQETFKPLVNISPDASLFDAVYSLIKNKIHRLPVIDPISGNALYILTHKRILKFLQLFMSDMPKPAFMKQNLDALGIGTYHNIAFIHPDTPIIKALNVFVERRVSALPVVDESGKVVDIYSKFDVINLAAEKTYNNLDITVTQALQHRSQYFEGVVKCSKLEILETIVDRIVRAEVHRLVVVNEADSIVGIISLSDILQALILTPAGAKQKEAEAE, translated from the exons GTACAGATTTATGAATTAGAGGAACATAAGATTGAAACATGGAGGG AGCTTTATTTACAAGAAACATTTAAGCCTTTAGTGAATATATCTCCAGATGCAAG CCTCTTCGATGCTGTATACTCGTTgatcaaaaataaaatccacagatTGCCAGTTATTGACCCTATCAGTGGGAATGCACTTTATATACTTACCCACAAAAGAATCCTCAAGTTCCTCCAGCTTTTT ATGTCTGATATGCCAAAGCCTGCCTTCATGAAGCAGAACCTGGATGCCCTTGGAATTGGGACCTACCACAACATCGCCTTCATCCACCCAGACACTCCCATCATCAAAGCCTTGAACGTCTTTGTAGAAAGACGAGTGTCAGCCTTGCCTGTGGTGGACGAGTCAG gaaaagtCGTAGATATTTATTCCAAATTTGATGTAAtt AATCTTGCTGCTGAAAAAACCTACAATAACCTAGATATCACAGTGACCCAGGCCCTTCAGCACCGCTCCCAGTATTTCGAGGGTGTCGTGAAGTGCAGTAAGCTGGAAATCCTGGAGACCATCGTGGACCGGATAGTGCGGGCTGAG GTGCATCGGCTGGTGGTAGTAAACGAAGCAGACAGCATCGTGGGTATTATCTCCCTGTCGGACATTCTGCAAGCCCTGATACTCACGCCCGCAG GTGCCAAACAGAAGGAGGCGGAAGCAGAATGA